One genomic window of Arachis stenosperma cultivar V10309 chromosome 10, arast.V10309.gnm1.PFL2, whole genome shotgun sequence includes the following:
- the LOC130957906 gene encoding calcium-dependent protein kinase 26-like — MGNNCVGSRDSKEGLFSFSYVASTPFWWSNPTTAIIEPPSCTQPVQQNAPQPIKIDAHHQHYYKQEEDKQQSRQVVVRPEETPKAKLQSTKRSASAGLRADSVLPRQTGHIKEYFHLGAELGHGQYGTTFLCVEKATGIKYACKSIAKVKLLTDDDVDDVRREIQIMHHLAGSPNVVSIKGAYEDAIAVHVVMELCAGGELFDRIVERGHYTEKKAAKLVRTIVSVVEACHSLGVMHRDLKPENFLFLDVHEDSTLKAIDFGMSAFFKPGDKFTDVVGSPYYIAPEVLCKHYGPEADVWSAGVMLYILLCGFPPFWGESEQEIFHEVLNGDLDFSSDPWSSISESAKDLVRSMLVRDPRKRITAHEVLCHPWIQENGVAPDKPLDSTVLSRLKQFSAMNKLKKMALRIIAENLSEEEISGLKEIFQMIDTDNSGQITFEEFKVGLRTFGANLSESEIFDLMQAADVDNSGTIEYGEFIAATMHLNKVKREDHLVTAFSYFDKDGSGYITQDELQQACEEFGMEDVSLDEIIREADQNNDGRIDYNEFVAMMQRGDTDLGKTGVKGSSSFRIGFREALSVC, encoded by the exons ATGGGAAACAATTGTGTTGGATCCAGAGACTCCAAGGAAGGACTATTCTCCTTCTCCTATGTTGCTTCCACTCCATTCTGGTGGTCTAATCCAACAACCGCAATAATAGAACCTCCTTCATGCACACAACCTGTTCAACAAAATGCTCCACAGCCCATCAAGATTGATGCTCATCATCAACACTATTACAAACAAGAGGAGGATAAGCAGCAATCTAGGCAAGTAGTAGTTAGACCAGAAGAGACACCAAAAGCAAAACTTCAAAGTACTAAGAGGTCTGCAAGTGCAGGGCTTCGAGCAGACTCGGTTCTGCCCAGACAAACCGGCCACATTAAAGAGTACTTTCATTTGGGAGCTGAGCTTGGGCATGGACAATATGGAACAACTTTTCTTTGTGTAGAGAAGGCTACTGGAATCAAGTATGCATGCAAGTCCATTGCAAAAGTGAAGTTGCTTACAGATGATGATGTGGATGATGTGAGGAGGGAGATTCAGATAATGCATCACTTGGCGGGAAGCCCCAATGTGGTCTCCATCAAAGGGGCTTACGAGGATGCCATTGCGGTTCATGTTGTCATGGAGTTGTGTGCAGGGGGTGAGCTCTTTGATAGGATTGTGGAAAGGGGCCATTACACGGAAAAGAAGGCGGCAAAGCTTGTCAGGACTATTGTCAGTGTTGTGGAGGCTTGCCACTCCCTTGGAGTTATGCATCGTGACCTTAAGCCAGAGAATTTCCTTTTTCTTGATGTCCATGAAGATTCCACCCTCAAGGCAATAGATTTTGGAATGTCTGCTTTTTTCAAACCAG GAGACAAATTCACCGATGTGGTAGGAAGTCCTTACTATATTGCACCCGAAGTTCTGTGTAAGCATTATGGCCCAGAAGCAGATGTTTGGAGTGCTGGTGTGATGCTATACATTCTCTTATGTGGATTCCCTCCATTTTGGGGCG AATCAGAGCAAGAGATATTTCACGAGGTTTTGAATGGTGATCTTGATTTCTCTTCTGATCCTTGGTCGAGTATCTCTGAAAGTGCAAAAGACTTGGTGAGGAGCATGCTTGTTAGAGATCCAAGAAAACGGATTACAGCTCATGAAGTTCTTT GTCACCCTTGGATTCAAGAAAATGGAGTTGCTCCAGACAAGCCTTTAGATTCTACGGTTTTGAGTCGCCTGAAGCAGTTTTCTGCAATGaacaagctcaagaaaatggcTCTCAGA ATTATTGCAGAGAATCTCTCTGAAGAAGAAATTTCAGGATTGAAAGAAATATTCCAGATGATAGACACGGACAACAGTGGTCAAATAACTTTTGAAGAATTCAAGGTTGGACTGAGAACGTTTGGTGCTAATCTCAGCGAATCAGAAATTTTCGATCTAATGCAAGCT GCAGATGTTGATAACAGTGGCACAATTGAGTATGGGGAATTCATAGCTGCAACTATGCATTTAAACAAAGTCAAAAGAGAAGATCATTTGGTCACAGCTTTCTCATACTTTGATAAAGATGGAAGTGGCTACATCACTCAAGATGAGCTTCAACAAGCTTGTGAAGAATTTGGCATGGAGGATGTCAGCTTGGATGAAATCATCCGAGAAGCTGATCAGAATAAC GATGGCAGAATAGACTACAATGAATTTGTTGCAATGATGCAGAGAGGAGATACAGATTTAGGAAAGACTGGTGTAAAAGGTAGCTCTAGTTTTAGAATTGGATTTAGGGAAGCACTTTCAGTatgttga